One window of Chryseobacterium indologenes genomic DNA carries:
- the kbl gene encoding glycine C-acetyltransferase, producing the protein MISEKYLQHLQNELQNIENDGLYKRERIITSQQSTEIEANGKKLLNFCANNYLGLSNHPEVMKASQEMIQSHGYGMSSVRFICGTQDIHKDLEKKIADFLGLEDTILYAAAFDANGGVFEPLFTEEDAIISDELNHASIIDGVRLCKAARYRYKNNNMADLEAQLIAASEKNHRFKIIVTDGVFSMDGIVADLKGVCDLADKYDALVMVDDSHATGFIGKTGRGTHEANEVMGRVDIITSTLGKALGGALGGFTSGKKEIIDMLRQRSRPYLFSNSLAPGIVGAALKVLDMISDNTSLRDQVMENAEYFRTEMKAKGFDIPDGDAAIVPVMLYDAPLSQKMAEKLMDEGIYVIGFFYPVVPKGKARIRVQLSAAHTKEHLDKAIAAFEKVGKELGVIS; encoded by the coding sequence ATGATCTCTGAAAAATACCTTCAACATTTACAGAACGAACTTCAGAATATTGAGAATGACGGACTTTACAAAAGAGAAAGAATCATCACTTCTCAGCAAAGTACAGAAATAGAAGCTAACGGAAAAAAGCTTTTGAACTTCTGTGCTAATAATTATCTGGGATTATCCAACCACCCGGAAGTAATGAAAGCGTCTCAGGAAATGATTCAATCTCATGGATACGGGATGTCATCTGTACGTTTTATCTGTGGGACACAGGATATTCACAAGGATTTGGAGAAAAAAATCGCTGACTTTTTAGGTCTTGAAGATACCATTCTTTATGCGGCAGCATTTGATGCAAACGGTGGGGTTTTTGAACCTTTGTTTACTGAAGAGGATGCTATTATTTCAGATGAACTGAATCATGCTTCTATTATTGACGGTGTTCGTCTTTGTAAAGCAGCGAGATACAGATATAAAAACAATAATATGGCGGATCTGGAAGCTCAACTGATTGCAGCTTCTGAAAAGAACCACCGTTTCAAAATTATCGTAACAGACGGAGTATTCTCAATGGACGGTATTGTTGCAGATCTGAAAGGAGTGTGTGACCTTGCTGATAAATATGATGCTTTGGTAATGGTAGATGATTCTCACGCAACAGGTTTCATCGGAAAAACAGGCCGTGGAACTCACGAAGCCAATGAAGTAATGGGTAGAGTGGATATCATCACTTCTACTTTAGGAAAAGCATTAGGAGGTGCTTTAGGAGGTTTTACTTCCGGTAAAAAAGAGATCATTGATATGCTGAGACAGCGTTCAAGGCCTTATTTGTTCTCGAACTCTCTGGCACCTGGGATCGTAGGAGCTGCTTTGAAAGTATTGGATATGATTTCTGATAATACTTCTCTTCGTGATCAGGTAATGGAAAATGCAGAATATTTCAGAACCGAAATGAAAGCGAAAGGTTTTGATATTCCTGACGGTGATGCTGCTATTGTTCCGGTAATGCTTTACGATGCACCTCTTTCTCAGAAAATGGCTGAAAAGCTTATGGATGAAGGAATCTATGTAATCGGATTCTTCTATCCTGTAGTACCGAAAGGAAAAGCCAGAATCAGAGTACAGTTATCTGCTGCTCATACTAAAGAACATTTGGATAAAGCAATTGCTGCTTTTGAAAAAGTTGGAAAAGAATTAGGAGTGATTTCTTAA
- the dacB gene encoding D-alanyl-D-alanine carboxypeptidase/D-alanyl-D-alanine endopeptidase, with the protein MVNFRKYISSAAVLASGLFLAQSTVSTVLYSQNYDSQKSSLNLPSPVSTMVEKTVLSAKELVDINVNTMMADPVLKNASWGFVVYDPKTKKVISSYNENTPLVPASTTKLLTTETALNLLGENYRWMTQLEYSGTIDENGVLNGNLYVIGSGDPSLGTNKAGASSYRDIISDFVGGVSREGIKKVNGDIIIQTALFKGNISVLPENVVWLENNNYYLPAGSTRDINPANEKLIVKKGSFSTDKKFFYVSPYNHQMVYADKYEGNGALTTKIPDAPAYLANSFRTTLVKSGIPVTGKVSPKMTDSAPEGRKMLSAYKSPTLSDIIYYTNQHSDNSLAEALLRTVGYQKMGDQTSESGRIVVTNHLKDAGFDMNGLNYMDGSGLSRSNNVTPISQAKFLTSLMDQKYYRSYLTSLPIGGQSGTLKRMFIGGGNGQVFAKTGTLNKVKTLAGYLKTNSGKTLVFSLMVNNYSGSVDMVKKRMEKILEPALDL; encoded by the coding sequence ATGGTAAATTTCAGAAAATATATTTCAAGTGCGGCGGTGTTGGCTTCTGGTCTTTTCCTGGCTCAATCTACCGTTTCTACCGTTCTTTATTCTCAGAATTATGACAGTCAGAAAAGCAGTTTAAACCTGCCTTCACCCGTTAGTACGATGGTGGAGAAAACTGTTTTGTCAGCAAAAGAACTTGTAGATATTAATGTGAACACAATGATGGCGGATCCTGTGCTGAAAAATGCAAGCTGGGGATTCGTAGTGTACGATCCGAAAACGAAGAAAGTAATCTCTTCGTACAATGAAAATACTCCTCTGGTACCTGCTTCTACTACAAAGCTGCTTACAACGGAAACGGCATTAAACCTGCTGGGTGAAAACTACCGTTGGATGACTCAGCTGGAGTATTCAGGAACTATAGATGAAAATGGAGTTTTAAATGGAAATCTGTATGTCATAGGAAGCGGTGATCCTTCTTTGGGAACAAACAAAGCGGGTGCATCATCTTACAGAGACATTATTTCAGATTTCGTGGGCGGAGTTTCAAGAGAGGGAATCAAAAAGGTAAATGGTGATATTATCATTCAGACAGCGCTTTTCAAAGGCAATATTTCAGTGCTTCCGGAAAATGTTGTATGGCTGGAAAACAATAATTATTATCTGCCTGCAGGAAGTACCCGTGATATCAACCCGGCTAACGAAAAACTGATTGTCAAAAAAGGGAGTTTCTCAACGGATAAGAAATTTTTCTATGTTTCTCCTTACAATCATCAGATGGTATATGCTGATAAATATGAAGGAAACGGGGCTTTAACAACCAAAATTCCTGATGCTCCGGCCTATCTTGCCAACTCGTTCAGAACAACATTGGTGAAAAGCGGAATCCCTGTTACCGGAAAAGTAAGTCCGAAAATGACAGATTCAGCCCCGGAAGGCAGAAAAATGCTTTCAGCTTATAAATCTCCAACTTTAAGTGACATTATTTATTATACCAATCAGCACAGTGATAATTCATTGGCAGAAGCTTTATTAAGAACAGTTGGTTATCAGAAAATGGGTGACCAGACTTCAGAATCAGGAAGAATTGTGGTGACAAACCACCTGAAGGATGCCGGTTTTGATATGAATGGTCTTAATTATATGGATGGAAGCGGGCTTTCAAGAAGCAATAATGTAACGCCTATTTCTCAGGCGAAATTTCTAACCTCTTTGATGGATCAGAAATATTACAGATCTTATCTGACTTCTTTACCAATCGGAGGACAATCCGGAACGTTAAAAAGAATGTTCATAGGTGGAGGTAACGGACAGGTTTTTGCAAAAACAGGAACTTTGAATAAAGTAAAAACATTAGCAGGTTATCTGAAGACAAATTCCGGGAAGACATTGGTGTTTTCTTTAATGGTAAATAACTATTCAGGGTCGGTAGATATGGTGAAAAAGAGAATGGAGAAAATTCTTGAACCTGCACTGGATCTTTAA
- a CDS encoding AEC family transporter — protein MVNFVLIAVCIIAGMIFKATKSIHPDAHKGINTWILYLALPAVSFKYLPKVKWTTEMLFPIAATFLISVFCFFFMMFYSKSRGYSRRSRSTLELASGYSNTSFIGFPLISAFYGEGLLSIAIICDQTMFFALSTLGIIAAVKGGSRSGKVSAVFILKRLITFPPLIGCISALILSRFIDFTVAEPFFDKLAATVSPLALFSVGLQLKFNGWKKLIPQMSMSMLYKLILAPAIVLGMALLLGIKGDVAKITVFEAAMPTLVTSSIIAEQFRLNTKLTNLIIGVSIIVGFFTSAFWYEMTQLLF, from the coding sequence ATGGTAAATTTTGTTCTCATTGCAGTGTGCATTATTGCAGGAATGATATTTAAAGCAACAAAATCTATCCACCCCGATGCTCACAAGGGTATCAATACCTGGATTCTTTATCTTGCTCTTCCGGCAGTTTCGTTTAAATATCTGCCTAAAGTAAAATGGACAACAGAAATGCTGTTTCCGATAGCAGCCACATTTTTAATTTCTGTGTTCTGCTTCTTCTTTATGATGTTTTATAGCAAGAGCAGGGGATATTCAAGGCGTTCCAGAAGTACCTTAGAACTGGCAAGCGGTTACAGTAATACATCATTCATAGGATTCCCATTGATCAGTGCTTTTTATGGCGAAGGGCTTCTGAGTATTGCCATTATTTGTGATCAAACGATGTTCTTTGCCCTTTCTACTCTTGGAATTATTGCTGCTGTAAAAGGAGGAAGCAGATCAGGAAAAGTAAGTGCAGTATTCATTTTAAAAAGACTCATTACATTTCCTCCATTAATAGGTTGTATTTCCGCCCTGATATTGTCGCGGTTTATTGATTTTACCGTTGCAGAACCGTTTTTTGATAAGCTTGCAGCTACCGTAAGTCCATTAGCTTTGTTTTCAGTTGGACTGCAGCTGAAATTTAACGGATGGAAAAAACTGATTCCGCAGATGTCAATGTCAATGCTTTACAAGCTTATTCTGGCACCGGCAATTGTTTTGGGAATGGCTTTATTACTGGGAATAAAAGGAGATGTGGCTAAAATTACCGTATTTGAAGCGGCGATGCCTACATTGGTTACCTCCAGTATCATCGCAGAACAGTTCAGACTTAATACAAAACTGACCAATCTTATCATCGGAGTCAGTATCATTGTAGGATTTTTTACCTCCGCATTTTGGTATGAGATGACCCAATTACTGTTTTAA
- a CDS encoding ABC transporter permease subunit, with translation MIAILKKELWSYFGNWSAWVIIAAFSLIATLFLFFFDNDSNIFEIGMASLQSYFVLVPWLLMFIIPALSMKTFAEEQQTGTLNWLFSQPLKVSDLVTGKFLSVWIVGVLCLIPSLIYLYTVYVLGVPAGNIDLGMTFGSYFGLIILIAAFAAVGILASSLSQNQIMAYLLGVFMCFIMYFGIEQLASYKLLGGADFILQNIGFYQHFLGFTRGLIDFKDVAYFVLVIGASLVLSNHFINKKK, from the coding sequence ATGATTGCAATTTTAAAGAAAGAACTTTGGAGTTACTTTGGAAACTGGAGTGCATGGGTGATCATTGCCGCTTTCAGTTTGATCGCAACTCTTTTCCTGTTCTTTTTCGACAACGATTCTAATATTTTTGAGATCGGAATGGCCTCGCTTCAGAGTTATTTCGTATTGGTTCCATGGCTGCTGATGTTTATCATTCCGGCCCTTTCTATGAAAACTTTTGCGGAAGAACAGCAGACAGGAACATTAAACTGGCTTTTTTCACAGCCGTTAAAGGTTTCTGATCTCGTAACCGGGAAATTCCTTTCTGTATGGATTGTTGGGGTTTTATGCCTTATTCCTTCACTTATTTACCTTTATACAGTATATGTGTTGGGAGTTCCTGCTGGAAATATTGATCTGGGAATGACCTTTGGAAGTTACTTTGGACTGATTATTTTAATTGCGGCATTTGCCGCCGTGGGAATTTTGGCTTCTTCATTGTCACAGAATCAGATTATGGCTTATCTGTTGGGCGTTTTCATGTGCTTCATTATGTATTTTGGAATCGAGCAATTAGCAAGCTATAAACTTTTGGGAGGAGCAGATTTTATCCTTCAGAATATAGGTTTCTATCAGCATTTCTTAGGCTTTACAAGAGGGCTTATTGATTTTAAAGATGTAGCGTATTTTGTTCTTGTCATTGGTGCTTCATTAGTATTGTCCAATCATTTTATAAACAAAAAGAAGTAG
- the priA gene encoding replication restart helicase PriA: MQYAQIVLPLNLKGSFTYKVPEEMMSEIQAGMRVLVPFGGKKIYTGIVFELHDNAPENFTAKEIISMLDDKPIVPEEQIRFWNWLSEYYLCSLGEIYRFSFPSSLKLESETYLKLKPGIVVDFENLDVNEMYLIQALEVRQLINLTDIEAFIPKKDIIKTINSLIDLQYIEIDEKIAEKYKAKEVAYVRIKDEVLANQNLTEILLKLNRAQKQKDLFLLILEKQTENPDAHIKKSELFEDGYFGSSHFKPLADKGLVEEYYMQKDRIESYEGEIEELEELSEQQKIAKSEIDQAFEEGKNVLLHGVTSSGKTHIYLEKIEECIKEGKNVLFLLPEISLTKQITQRLEKKYGRQLGFYHQKLTDFERVEVWRRIRQNDIRILIGTRNALFLPYQNLGLIVVDEEHDSAYRPREVTPYFNAKDASLVLGGFYNAGVILGSATPSVESYYRARKDKMRYVFLNERFGNVNLPEYELINFKEALDSKKVSGNFSLKLVEEIKKTVDEKKQAIVLHNRRGYSNVIECESCGYVNYCSNCDVVMTYHKAANEMKCHYCGQRASKPKTCPKCNSEKLNERGVGVEQIHEEVSKLFPENEVDRMDVDSMRKKFAYEKLYEKIEDGETDIIVGTQMISKGLDFDHIELVTIPKADSLLYVQDFRAEERAYQLITQVSGRAGRVSGKGRILIQTFNPDHSVFQLIKMNNPAKIYKYILTERQKFHYPPFTKLIMIEMKHRKEDKVDRASQFLGSILRKYLPEDCVLGPERAQIARLNNLYQFQIMLKLPRGKNYEKFKNLVLISLKEFDEITAYQSIKKDVFVDF, translated from the coding sequence TTGCAATACGCTCAAATTGTTTTACCACTTAACCTCAAAGGATCTTTTACCTATAAAGTTCCCGAAGAAATGATGTCCGAAATTCAAGCCGGAATGCGCGTTCTGGTACCATTTGGCGGAAAGAAAATCTATACGGGAATTGTATTTGAGCTTCACGACAACGCGCCGGAAAATTTTACTGCTAAAGAAATTATCAGTATGTTAGATGATAAGCCGATTGTTCCTGAAGAACAGATCCGTTTCTGGAACTGGCTTTCGGAGTATTATCTGTGCAGTCTTGGTGAAATTTACAGGTTTTCATTCCCTTCTTCTTTGAAGCTGGAAAGTGAAACTTATTTAAAATTAAAACCAGGAATTGTAGTTGATTTTGAAAACCTGGATGTCAATGAAATGTACCTGATTCAGGCACTCGAGGTCCGACAGCTGATTAACCTGACGGATATTGAGGCTTTTATCCCTAAAAAGGATATTATCAAGACCATCAATTCATTGATTGATCTTCAGTATATTGAAATTGATGAAAAAATTGCTGAAAAATATAAAGCTAAAGAAGTAGCTTATGTGAGAATTAAGGATGAGGTTTTGGCCAATCAGAATCTTACGGAAATTCTTTTAAAACTAAACAGAGCCCAAAAACAGAAAGACCTGTTCCTTCTTATTTTGGAAAAACAGACAGAAAATCCAGATGCTCATATCAAAAAATCTGAGTTGTTTGAGGACGGTTATTTCGGAAGTTCCCATTTCAAACCATTAGCAGACAAAGGTCTTGTGGAGGAATATTACATGCAGAAAGACAGAATTGAAAGCTATGAAGGAGAAATTGAAGAGCTGGAAGAACTTTCTGAACAGCAGAAAATTGCTAAATCTGAAATTGATCAAGCTTTTGAAGAAGGAAAAAATGTCCTGCTTCATGGGGTAACTTCATCAGGAAAAACACATATTTATTTAGAAAAAATTGAGGAATGTATCAAAGAAGGGAAAAATGTTCTGTTTTTGCTTCCTGAAATTTCCCTTACCAAACAAATTACGCAGAGATTAGAAAAAAAATATGGCAGGCAGCTAGGTTTTTACCACCAGAAACTGACAGATTTTGAAAGGGTAGAAGTCTGGAGAAGAATCAGGCAGAATGATATCCGTATTCTGATCGGAACCCGTAATGCATTGTTTTTACCTTATCAGAACCTGGGACTTATTGTGGTGGATGAAGAGCATGATTCTGCCTACAGACCAAGGGAAGTGACTCCTTATTTCAATGCTAAAGATGCCTCATTGGTTTTGGGCGGATTTTACAATGCGGGAGTAATCCTTGGATCTGCAACACCTTCTGTCGAAAGCTACTACAGAGCCAGAAAAGATAAAATGAGATATGTTTTCCTGAATGAAAGATTCGGGAATGTGAATCTGCCGGAATATGAACTGATCAATTTCAAAGAAGCGCTGGATTCTAAAAAAGTTTCCGGAAATTTCTCTTTGAAACTTGTTGAAGAGATTAAGAAGACGGTGGATGAAAAAAAACAGGCGATTGTCCTGCACAACCGCCGTGGCTATTCTAATGTCATAGAATGTGAGAGCTGTGGCTATGTCAATTACTGCTCCAATTGTGATGTGGTGATGACCTATCACAAGGCAGCCAATGAAATGAAATGCCATTACTGCGGACAAAGAGCTTCAAAACCGAAAACCTGCCCGAAATGCAATTCTGAAAAGCTGAACGAAAGAGGAGTAGGTGTAGAGCAGATTCATGAAGAAGTTTCCAAACTGTTTCCGGAAAATGAGGTGGACAGAATGGATGTGGATTCTATGCGTAAGAAATTTGCCTACGAAAAGCTATATGAAAAGATTGAAGACGGAGAAACAGACATTATCGTAGGAACTCAGATGATTTCCAAAGGACTGGATTTTGATCATATTGAACTCGTTACTATTCCCAAAGCGGATTCCTTATTATATGTACAGGATTTCAGAGCAGAAGAAAGAGCCTATCAGCTGATCACACAGGTTTCAGGAAGAGCCGGAAGGGTTTCCGGAAAAGGAAGAATTCTTATTCAAACCTTTAATCCTGATCATTCTGTATTCCAGCTGATCAAGATGAACAATCCTGCGAAGATCTATAAATATATCCTTACCGAACGCCAGAAATTCCATTATCCGCCCTTTACGAAGCTTATTATGATTGAAATGAAGCACAGAAAAGAAGATAAAGTGGACCGGGCGTCTCAGTTCCTGGGCTCCATTTTAAGAAAATATCTTCCGGAAGATTGTGTTTTAGGTCCTGAAAGAGCTCAGATTGCAAGGCTGAATAATCTATATCAGTTTCAGATTATGCTTAAGCTTCCCCGTGGGAAAAACTATGAGAAATTCAAAAACCTGGTTTTGATAAGTTTGAAAGAATTTGATGAAATCACTGCATATCAAAGCATTAAAAAAGATGTTTTTGTTGATTTTTAA
- a CDS encoding CopD family protein: MLYTIIKALHIIFMVSYFAGIFYLVRIFVYYKDTDEFPEEKKKILREQYTFMARRLWNIITVPAGVIMAVCGLVMIFLNPGLMKMGWFHLKLTFLIGLAIYHYWCWKKVLHLKELHGGTLPIANIKLRQANEIATFILFLVVFTVILKSMVIEYWWQLIAGFFVLVFLIMMTVKLVNKNKKNK; encoded by the coding sequence ATGCTTTATACAATAATCAAAGCGCTGCACATTATTTTTATGGTAAGCTATTTTGCGGGAATTTTTTATCTCGTGAGGATTTTCGTTTACTATAAAGACACCGATGAATTTCCTGAAGAGAAAAAGAAAATTCTTAGAGAGCAGTACACCTTTATGGCCAGAAGACTGTGGAATATTATCACAGTTCCTGCCGGGGTAATCATGGCAGTATGTGGATTGGTCATGATCTTTTTAAATCCTGGCCTGATGAAAATGGGATGGTTTCACTTAAAACTAACATTCCTTATCGGGCTTGCCATTTACCATTACTGGTGCTGGAAAAAAGTCCTTCATTTAAAAGAATTACATGGTGGTACACTGCCGATTGCCAATATCAAACTGAGACAGGCGAATGAAATTGCAACATTCATTCTGTTTCTGGTTGTGTTTACCGTTATATTAAAATCAATGGTGATCGAATACTGGTGGCAATTAATTGCAGGATTTTTCGTTCTTGTATTTCTGATCATGATGACTGTGAAACTGGTTAATAAAAATAAAAAAAACAAATAA
- a CDS encoding M1 family aminopeptidase, translated as MTKLYLLVLGFLFSQQFYGQKHEQNIDMKGLIEKEKKSFTQKMNIGNTNPNTLNYDLQYQRMDVTLNPASNNISGSVTSHFKPTQSMGSIYFDLTTSLTVSQVKYHGNNLVFQQLPSNEVKIDFQTPIAANTLDSLTIHYSGMPPSANGAFTTATQGGVPVLSTLNEPYGAQDWFPTKQSLNDKIERFDFKITTPSNYSVAANGKLMSETFPTGSTKLTFWRTMYPTPAYLIALSITNFVKLTDTIGNPPFPFVNYIYPSTNSNATSIANINWTKQVMDTFETYFGSYPFRNEKYGHMEFMYGGGMEHQTMSSMGGWSKQLIAHELTHQWFGDKVTCGAWNDIWLNEGFATFGEHVANEKLLMTNTEFLNYLQGQSNYITASTTGTVYVPDSGLSSINRIFDSRLSYSKGGYVLRMLKWILGDAAFYQALKDYHARPNLAYSYARTADFNASLLQSTGTDFTGFFNDWVYGEGYPTYTIKWMQGGNQALFKVSQTQSSSAVSFFEMPLPIKVTGTSGQTAYLVLNNTSNNQSFLESVTFPIASVQFNYEYQILEKNSTVTQDNTLSVSSVEKESFGLYPNPAKNEINLKGINRAADFTIHAVDGKLVVKGTYQPGKAIGISELVPGTYFITIDEKSIKFIKH; from the coding sequence ATGACAAAATTGTACCTTTTGGTGTTGGGATTTTTATTTTCTCAGCAGTTCTATGGCCAGAAGCATGAACAAAACATTGATATGAAAGGATTGATCGAAAAAGAGAAAAAATCCTTTACGCAAAAAATGAATATCGGGAATACGAATCCCAATACTCTGAATTACGATTTACAGTATCAAAGAATGGATGTTACGCTCAATCCGGCTTCCAATAATATTTCCGGATCGGTAACTTCTCATTTTAAACCTACTCAGAGTATGGGAAGCATTTATTTTGATCTGACAACTTCTTTAACGGTTTCTCAGGTTAAATATCATGGTAACAACCTTGTTTTCCAGCAGCTTCCTTCCAACGAAGTGAAAATTGATTTTCAGACTCCGATAGCTGCGAATACGCTGGATTCTCTGACGATTCATTATTCAGGAATGCCGCCTAGTGCCAATGGTGCCTTTACAACAGCTACGCAGGGCGGAGTCCCGGTACTTTCTACTTTAAATGAACCTTATGGCGCACAGGATTGGTTTCCCACAAAACAAAGTCTGAATGATAAAATTGAAAGATTCGATTTCAAAATTACAACGCCATCTAATTACAGTGTTGCCGCCAATGGAAAACTTATGTCCGAAACTTTCCCTACAGGATCAACCAAGCTTACTTTCTGGAGAACGATGTATCCTACACCGGCTTATCTTATCGCATTGTCTATTACCAACTTTGTCAAGCTTACTGATACCATCGGAAACCCTCCGTTTCCTTTTGTCAACTATATTTATCCGTCTACGAATTCAAATGCTACCAGCATAGCCAATATTAACTGGACAAAGCAGGTGATGGATACTTTTGAAACCTATTTTGGTTCTTATCCTTTCCGTAATGAAAAATACGGCCACATGGAATTTATGTACGGAGGAGGTATGGAGCATCAGACGATGTCTTCCATGGGAGGCTGGAGCAAACAGTTGATTGCCCATGAGCTTACTCATCAGTGGTTTGGTGATAAAGTAACCTGCGGTGCATGGAATGATATCTGGTTGAATGAAGGTTTTGCAACTTTCGGAGAACATGTTGCCAATGAAAAGTTACTGATGACCAATACTGAGTTCCTTAATTATCTGCAAGGTCAATCCAATTATATTACAGCAAGTACAACGGGAACTGTATATGTGCCAGACAGCGGACTTTCCAGCATCAATAGAATATTTGACAGCAGACTGTCTTATTCTAAAGGTGGATATGTACTGAGAATGCTGAAATGGATTTTAGGTGATGCTGCATTTTATCAAGCTCTTAAAGATTATCATGCAAGACCGAATTTAGCCTACAGCTATGCTCGTACCGCAGATTTTAATGCTTCTCTGCTTCAGTCTACCGGAACAGATTTTACAGGATTTTTTAATGACTGGGTGTATGGGGAAGGATATCCTACGTATACTATAAAATGGATGCAGGGTGGTAATCAGGCTTTATTTAAAGTTTCTCAGACCCAAAGCAGTTCTGCAGTGAGTTTTTTCGAAATGCCTTTACCTATAAAAGTAACCGGAACTTCAGGACAAACGGCTTATCTGGTCCTTAACAATACTTCCAATAACCAAAGTTTTTTAGAATCTGTGACATTCCCTATTGCAAGTGTTCAGTTCAATTATGAGTACCAGATTCTGGAGAAAAACTCTACCGTTACTCAGGATAATACTTTAAGTGTTTCCTCTGTTGAGAAAGAAAGCTTTGGACTCTATCCAAATCCTGCAAAAAATGAAATTAACTTGAAAGGTATCAACAGAGCTGCAGATTTTACGATTCATGCAGTAGATGGGAAACTGGTAGTAAAAGGAACTTATCAGCCAGGCAAAGCGATCGGAATTTCAGAATTGGTTCCGGGAACTTATTTCATTACCATTGATGAAAAAAGCATCAAATTCATTAAACATTAA
- a CDS encoding cupin-like domain-containing protein: MRLKPVQKIKTIHSETFIKDHMKPRIPIIIEDFIHPESPAFKKWNYEYFKEIAGDHKVNIYGSELDSLDRVASDPIAQSTFSEYLDLIQSTPTEHRLFLFNLLKIKPELKNDLIYNDVTNGKILKWLPFMFFGGEGSVTRNHIDIDMSHVFITQFQGIKRIWLFPWEQSDFMYKLPYNFHSLAQIKNPDYRKYPALLYLNGYEAVIHPGETLYIPSGWWHYIQYDTEGYSISVRALPSSPLEKWRGFKNLVITRHFDNLMRKLFKERWFGYKVKIARKRGAKAARKQRSFQI, translated from the coding sequence ATGAGATTAAAGCCGGTACAAAAAATAAAGACCATCCATTCAGAAACCTTTATTAAGGACCATATGAAGCCGAGAATTCCAATTATTATTGAAGATTTTATACATCCGGAAAGCCCTGCCTTCAAAAAATGGAATTATGAATATTTCAAAGAAATTGCAGGAGATCACAAGGTAAATATTTATGGCAGCGAGCTTGATTCTCTTGACAGAGTCGCAAGTGATCCTATAGCACAAAGTACATTTTCAGAATATCTCGATCTTATACAGTCCACCCCTACTGAACACCGCCTTTTTTTGTTTAATTTATTAAAAATAAAACCTGAACTTAAAAACGATCTTATCTACAATGATGTTACAAATGGTAAAATACTAAAATGGCTTCCTTTTATGTTTTTTGGAGGGGAAGGTTCTGTTACCAGAAATCATATTGACATTGATATGTCACACGTTTTCATTACCCAGTTTCAGGGAATCAAAAGAATCTGGCTTTTTCCCTGGGAACAGTCTGATTTTATGTATAAGCTGCCATATAACTTCCACAGTCTTGCCCAAATTAAAAACCCAGACTACAGAAAATATCCTGCACTACTCTATTTAAACGGCTATGAAGCAGTGATTCACCCTGGTGAAACCCTTTATATTCCTTCCGGATGGTGGCACTATATTCAGTATGATACGGAAGGCTATTCCATCTCGGTGAGAGCCTTACCTTCAAGTCCTCTTGAGAAATGGAGAGGATTCAAGAACCTGGTCATCACAAGACATTTTGACAACCTCATGCGAAAACTGTTTAAAGAAAGATGGTTTGGATATAAAGTAAAAATAGCCCGGAAGAGAGGGGCTAAAGCTGCCAGAAAACAAAGAAGCTTTCAGATCTGA